The following proteins are co-located in the Paenibacillus sp. FSL H8-0079 genome:
- the rplI gene encoding 50S ribosomal protein L9 yields the protein MKVIFIKDMKGQGKKGQVKEVSEGYAQNFLLPRGIARPATDGNMKTLDNQKAAEERIKQEEKAEAEALAKKLEAEVTELKAKSGEGGRLFGAITSKQIAEALSKKGLKVDKRKIELDEPIRTLGVTQVTVKIHPEVKATLKVQVTEE from the coding sequence ATGAAAGTCATTTTTATAAAAGATATGAAGGGTCAAGGTAAGAAAGGGCAAGTGAAAGAAGTATCTGAGGGCTACGCACAGAACTTCCTGTTGCCACGGGGAATCGCACGTCCAGCAACGGATGGCAACATGAAGACACTGGACAACCAGAAAGCTGCTGAAGAAAGAATCAAGCAGGAAGAGAAAGCAGAAGCGGAAGCACTCGCGAAGAAGCTGGAAGCAGAAGTGACTGAACTGAAAGCCAAGTCCGGCGAAGGTGGTCGTCTGTTCGGCGCCATTACCAGCAAACAAATCGCAGAAGCTTTGTCTAAAAAGGGTCTGAAAGTAGACAAACGCAAAATTGAGCTGGACGAGCCTATTCGTACACTCGGCGTAACACAAGTAACTGTCAAGATTCACCCTGAAGTGAAGGCAACCTTGAAGGTACAGGTAACGGAAGAGTAA